In Methanothermococcus thermolithotrophicus DSM 2095, one DNA window encodes the following:
- a CDS encoding AIR synthase-related protein → MDIEGYIRRCLRKNTSEDKIIEDGFKKVMEIKEGVSEDWAERFVKAVLEEVRTTEKYKEIEDKDLKYILDFPRSEVTMGKMGVGSRGEGDFFVHREIARIIESTKQKTEVDSREQDDAGVVKANAQYIVVAVDGTHSRLSDFPFLAGFHVTRAALRDVFVMGADAKALISNIHLADDGDVSKIFDYTGGVCAVSEAIGVPLVSGSTLRVGGDMVLGDRMVSSVGAIGVIEDGRPTARKRAEVGDVILMTEGSGGGTITTTALYYGMFDVIYETLNVDFLKACKNLIKYDLLKHIHVMTDVTNGGLRGDAYEISKTAKVSLEFDKEKVYDLINPKVLDMLNKLNIDPLGVSVDSLLIIAPKEYADEISKKTGAKVVGEVKEGDTSYLIDKNEKIPLIPMFREAAYTPVKKVVGEQKPEDFEIMKEKVKEACDNAIKKKNFIVKLLKKKI, encoded by the coding sequence ATGGATATAGAGGGTTATATAAGGAGATGTTTGAGGAAGAACACATCTGAAGATAAGATTATTGAAGATGGGTTCAAAAAAGTAATGGAGATAAAAGAAGGCGTTAGTGAAGATTGGGCGGAGAGATTTGTTAAGGCTGTTTTAGAGGAAGTAAGAACAACGGAAAAATATAAAGAAATTGAGGATAAGGATTTGAAGTATATTTTGGATTTCCCAAGGTCGGAAGTTACAATGGGCAAAATGGGAGTAGGAAGTCGGGGAGAAGGAGACTTTTTTGTTCATAGAGAAATAGCAAGAATTATTGAGAGTACAAAACAAAAAACAGAAGTTGACAGTAGAGAGCAGGATGATGCGGGAGTTGTAAAAGCAAACGCCCAATATATTGTAGTTGCAGTTGATGGGACACACTCAAGATTAAGTGATTTTCCTTTTTTAGCAGGTTTTCATGTTACACGAGCTGCGTTAAGAGATGTTTTTGTAATGGGAGCTGATGCAAAAGCCCTCATAAGTAATATTCATTTAGCAGACGATGGAGACGTTTCTAAGATTTTTGATTATACCGGCGGAGTTTGTGCAGTTTCAGAAGCTATTGGAGTCCCTTTGGTTTCAGGAAGTACTTTAAGAGTTGGAGGAGATATGGTTTTAGGGGACAGGATGGTGAGCTCAGTTGGAGCTATAGGAGTAATTGAAGATGGAAGACCAACTGCAAGAAAGAGAGCTGAAGTAGGAGACGTTATTTTAATGACTGAAGGTAGCGGTGGAGGGACCATAACAACTACCGCACTTTACTATGGAATGTTTGATGTAATCTACGAAACCCTGAACGTTGATTTTTTAAAGGCATGTAAAAATCTCATAAAATACGATTTATTAAAACACATCCATGTAATGACTGATGTTACAAACGGTGGATTAAGAGGAGACGCATACGAGATTTCAAAAACTGCAAAAGTTTCATTGGAATTTGATAAGGAGAAAGTTTATGATTTAATCAACCCTAAAGTATTGGATATGCTCAATAAGTTGAATATTGACCCATTGGGAGTTTCAGTAGATAGTCTTTTGATTATCGCCCCAAAAGAGTATGCAGATGAAATAAGCAAAAAAACCGGTGCAAAAGTTGTTGGAGAGGTTAAAGAAGGGGATACAAGTTATCTAATAGATAAAAATGAAAAAATTCCATTAATACCAATGTTCAGGGAAGCTGCATATACACCAGTTAAAAAAGTTGTTGGTGAACAAAAACCAGAAGACTTTGAAATAATGAAAGAAAAAGTTAAAGAAGCCTGTGATAATGCCATTAAAAAGAAAAACTTTATTGTGAAATTATTAAAAAAGAAAATTTAA